A stretch of the Halodesulfovibrio sp. MK-HDV genome encodes the following:
- the mqnC gene encoding cyclic dehypoxanthinyl futalosine synthase, which produces MFVHSPFHENDAVVEVSKKVLRGDRIDQGEANVLYNEASLHTLAYLANNVRFAKHPERMVTYVADRNINYSNICSCACRFCAFYVAPEKADTDGGYVISREELGQKIEETIALGGTQILMQGGHNPDLTMEFYEDMIRWIKKTFPSIHIHAFSPPEIVFFAENEKLLVKDVIARLRAAGLDSIPGGGAEILVDEVRKHVSPNKCSATRWLAVMEEAHYQGLNTTATMMFGHEEKPEDRIEHLFAVREVQDRTNGFTAFIPWTFQPGNTNISCRPEPSAGYLRVLAMSRIVLDNIDNIQASWVTMGPEIAQLSLSYGANDFGSLMIEENVVAAAGTSFQLTREEIHTIVEAAGFTPKQRTMDYSLIEDKEV; this is translated from the coding sequence ATGTTTGTTCATAGTCCATTTCATGAAAACGACGCCGTAGTCGAAGTTTCTAAGAAAGTGCTTCGCGGGGATCGAATCGATCAGGGCGAAGCGAATGTTCTGTACAATGAGGCAAGCTTGCATACCCTTGCATACCTTGCGAACAATGTACGTTTTGCAAAACATCCTGAACGCATGGTTACATATGTTGCAGACCGCAATATTAACTATTCCAATATTTGCAGCTGTGCCTGTCGTTTTTGCGCCTTCTATGTTGCTCCTGAAAAAGCAGACACAGACGGCGGCTACGTAATTTCTCGTGAAGAACTTGGTCAGAAAATCGAAGAAACCATCGCACTCGGTGGTACACAGATTCTTATGCAGGGTGGACATAACCCTGACCTGACCATGGAATTCTACGAAGATATGATTCGCTGGATTAAGAAGACATTTCCTTCCATTCACATTCATGCATTCTCCCCGCCTGAAATCGTTTTCTTTGCTGAGAACGAAAAATTACTCGTAAAAGACGTAATCGCGCGGCTTCGTGCTGCCGGTCTTGATTCTATCCCAGGTGGCGGTGCTGAGATTCTCGTGGATGAAGTCCGTAAGCATGTTTCTCCTAACAAGTGTAGCGCAACCCGCTGGCTTGCGGTGATGGAAGAAGCTCATTACCAAGGCTTGAATACAACCGCGACTATGATGTTCGGGCACGAAGAAAAGCCTGAAGATCGTATCGAACACCTCTTTGCTGTACGTGAAGTACAGGATAGAACAAACGGTTTTACAGCCTTCATCCCTTGGACATTCCAGCCGGGTAATACCAACATTTCTTGCCGCCCTGAGCCAAGCGCCGGTTACCTTCGGGTGCTTGCCATGTCACGTATTGTTCTCGATAACATCGACAACATTCAGGCATCTTGGGTGACAATGGGACCAGAGATTGCTCAGCTTTCTCTTTCCTACGGTGCAAACGATTTTGGGTCATTAATGATCGAAGAAAACGTTGTTGCAGCGGCAGGCACCTCTTTCCAGCTTACACGTGAGGAAATTCATACTATTGTTGAAGCAGCAGGATTTACTCCAAAGCAGCGCACAATGGATTATTCCCTCATTGAGGACAAGGAAGTCTAA
- the mqnE gene encoding aminofutalosine synthase MqnE, with amino-acid sequence MLDAGYYAHLGLGSVFEKVMNGDRLSIEDGRKLFACEDINALGALAHHARTRMHGDSTYYVLNRHVNYTNVCVNACLFCAYQKEEDEQEGAFCLSLDDIVAKLDPKDGLPYDEVHIVGGCHPKLPLSFFEEAIGRIKETYPGIVVKAFTAVEIAHFAELENISTQEVLERLKAAGLEAMPGGGAEIFAPEVREKICPRKATGDEWLNVAREAHTLGITSNCTMLFGHLESIDDRLDHLDKLRKLQDETNGFSCFIPLPFLTENSMLELPEERKGKHTGLDKLRTIAISRLMLDNIPHIKAYWVMLGVKLAQAALHFGADDLDGTIVEEKIGHDAGAASDQAMTIPQLEEMIVRSGFNPVRRNSFFKPVNPEQGA; translated from the coding sequence ATGTTAGATGCTGGTTACTATGCCCATCTCGGATTGGGCAGTGTATTTGAAAAGGTCATGAACGGTGATCGACTGTCCATTGAAGACGGAAGAAAACTGTTTGCCTGTGAAGACATAAACGCCCTTGGCGCGTTGGCGCATCATGCGCGTACACGTATGCATGGGGATTCCACGTATTATGTTCTTAACCGTCACGTCAATTACACAAACGTTTGTGTAAATGCCTGTCTTTTCTGTGCCTACCAGAAAGAAGAAGACGAGCAAGAGGGCGCATTTTGTCTGAGCCTAGATGATATTGTAGCTAAGCTCGATCCTAAAGATGGTCTTCCGTACGATGAAGTACATATCGTCGGCGGCTGTCACCCTAAGCTTCCTTTGAGCTTTTTTGAAGAAGCCATTGGGCGCATCAAGGAAACCTACCCCGGTATTGTTGTAAAAGCATTTACCGCTGTAGAAATTGCACACTTTGCTGAGCTTGAAAATATTTCTACTCAGGAAGTGTTAGAGCGCTTAAAAGCTGCCGGCTTAGAAGCCATGCCGGGCGGCGGCGCAGAAATTTTTGCACCTGAAGTTCGCGAAAAAATTTGTCCACGAAAAGCAACAGGGGATGAATGGCTGAATGTGGCGCGTGAAGCGCATACGCTCGGTATTACATCAAACTGTACAATGCTGTTCGGGCATCTTGAATCAATTGATGATCGTTTAGATCACCTTGATAAACTGCGTAAGCTTCAGGATGAAACCAACGGCTTCTCCTGTTTTATTCCGCTTCCGTTCCTCACAGAAAACAGCATGCTTGAATTACCTGAAGAGCGCAAAGGTAAACATACAGGGCTTGATAAACTCCGTACTATCGCTATTTCCCGCCTTATGCTGGATAATATTCCGCATATTAAAGCATACTGGGTTATGCTTGGCGTAAAGCTTGCGCAAGCTGCATTGCACTTTGGTGCTGATGATTTGGACGGAACTATTGTTGAAGAGAAAATTGGTCACGATGCAGGTGCTGCGTCTGATCAGGCTATGACAATTCCGCAGCTTGAAGAGATGATTGTTCGTTCCGGCTTTAATCCGGTACGCCGTAACAGTTTCTTTAAGCCAGTTAACCCAGAGCAGGGGGCGTAA
- a CDS encoding 1,4-dihydroxy-6-naphthoate synthase, producing the protein MQLELGISPCPNDTWIFYALANNKIDLPFDIKMYMADVEDLNIRARKGDIAVTKLSVAAMTNCLDEYILLRTGGALGRGCGPIIVTKKDACFQSAREPDKKVAIPGKLTTANMLLSLNNSLKGERVEMLFDEVMPAVQAGTVDAGVVIHEGRFTYEKFGLKKVLDLGQWWENTTGLPLPLGAIAVRRDLGMDVARQLEKAIRASLAYVQQNPDEATAYIKEHAQEMDDSVIKEHIATFVNEFSMELGADGEYAIQLMLEKAFEIAGKPMPDLPVFVTD; encoded by the coding sequence ATGCAGTTAGAACTCGGCATTTCCCCCTGCCCTAACGACACATGGATTTTTTACGCCCTCGCAAACAACAAAATCGATTTACCCTTCGACATCAAAATGTACATGGCAGATGTTGAAGACTTAAATATCCGAGCACGCAAAGGCGATATCGCCGTAACAAAACTTTCAGTGGCAGCCATGACAAACTGCCTCGACGAGTATATTTTGCTCCGCACCGGTGGTGCCCTCGGCAGAGGCTGCGGTCCGATAATCGTTACAAAAAAAGACGCATGCTTCCAGTCCGCAAGAGAACCAGACAAAAAGGTTGCCATACCAGGCAAGCTCACCACTGCAAACATGCTCCTATCGCTCAACAATTCACTCAAAGGTGAACGAGTAGAAATGCTCTTCGATGAAGTCATGCCAGCAGTACAAGCAGGCACAGTAGACGCAGGTGTTGTCATCCACGAAGGACGCTTCACCTACGAAAAATTCGGGCTCAAAAAAGTTCTAGATCTCGGTCAATGGTGGGAAAACACAACAGGTCTTCCCCTGCCACTTGGCGCAATTGCCGTACGCCGCGACCTCGGTATGGACGTAGCACGTCAGCTCGAAAAAGCTATTCGTGCAAGTCTCGCATACGTACAACAGAACCCCGATGAAGCTACCGCATACATTAAAGAACATGCACAAGAAATGGACGACAGCGTCATCAAAGAGCACATAGCGACCTTCGTCAACGAATTCTCAATGGAACTCGGCGCGGATGGCGAATATGCCATCCAGCTCATGCTTGAAAAAGCATTTGAAATCGCTGGCAAGCCAATGCCAGATCTTCCTGTTTTTGTGACTGACTAG
- a CDS encoding LysE family translocator, whose product MVSNEFLLTTLLVVLMPGTGVIYTVSNGLFGGRRSALAAALGCTAGIIPHLLASISGLSLLLHTSALAFQTIKIIGAGYLLYMAWVMWRDPNALKFENSGKEQGVWRVAVRAMLINILNPKLSLFFLAFLPLFISAEETSPTVQMFILSGIFMGLTLCIFALYGLFAHSVRSYVINSPNIIKMLQRSFAFAFAMFGIRLAMAER is encoded by the coding sequence ATGGTGAGCAATGAATTTCTTTTAACAACATTACTTGTTGTATTAATGCCTGGTACTGGAGTTATCTATACAGTATCAAACGGTCTTTTTGGTGGAAGACGATCCGCACTTGCAGCGGCATTAGGTTGCACCGCCGGTATTATTCCCCACCTGCTTGCAAGCATTTCTGGACTTTCTTTACTTCTTCATACGAGCGCCCTTGCCTTCCAAACGATAAAGATAATCGGAGCAGGTTATCTACTGTATATGGCGTGGGTAATGTGGCGTGACCCCAATGCCCTTAAATTTGAGAATTCTGGTAAAGAGCAAGGTGTATGGCGAGTCGCTGTAAGAGCGATGCTCATTAATATTTTGAATCCTAAACTCTCGCTTTTCTTTTTGGCTTTTCTCCCACTCTTTATTTCCGCGGAGGAAACCTCGCCAACAGTGCAGATGTTTATCTTGAGTGGAATTTTTATGGGCCTTACGCTGTGTATTTTTGCACTCTACGGACTGTTTGCTCACAGTGTTCGCTCTTACGTTATTAATTCTCCGAACATTATCAAGATGCTACAACGATCTTTTGCATTCGCTTTTGCTATGTTTGGTATAAGATTAGCAATGGCAGAGAGATAA
- a CDS encoding DMT family transporter: MLQQLKTFFSSPYIAVPIGAFIISFSPVLVRLSSVSPDSSAFYRVFFGGITLMIFSVIRRERFSVPLKIWGLVILTALFFAIDLQCWHRAIGYVGPGLATILGNLQVFATAAFGALLFKEVISKRLIVALPLAVIGLFLLIGLDLNEISSDILWGLLFGILTAISYSSYIICLRQSQSTEKKLPLFANMGIISLLTALSVGISMNVTGDSFVIPTSSDWLYLIIYGVFCQGIGWAFISKGLPNLPAAIAGLLMLLQPALAFVWDVVLFSRPTGAYGLFGVALVLFAIGMGIYGQQAVAKNNE; this comes from the coding sequence GTGCTTCAGCAGTTGAAGACGTTTTTTTCTTCGCCATATATTGCGGTGCCAATAGGTGCCTTCATAATCAGTTTTTCGCCGGTACTTGTACGGCTTTCCAGTGTGTCACCAGATAGCTCAGCTTTTTATCGCGTATTTTTTGGTGGAATAACTCTCATGATATTTTCCGTCATTAGACGAGAGCGGTTTTCTGTTCCCCTAAAAATATGGGGACTAGTCATACTGACGGCACTCTTTTTTGCCATTGATCTTCAATGCTGGCACAGAGCTATCGGATACGTCGGTCCCGGGTTAGCAACCATCCTCGGCAACTTGCAAGTATTCGCAACAGCAGCATTCGGGGCACTTCTGTTCAAAGAAGTAATCTCCAAACGGCTCATAGTTGCGTTGCCGCTTGCCGTAATAGGTCTATTCCTTCTCATAGGTCTTGATCTGAATGAAATATCATCAGATATCCTCTGGGGACTTTTATTCGGTATCCTTACAGCCATATCATATTCTAGTTACATAATATGTCTGCGTCAGTCGCAGTCTACAGAAAAAAAGCTGCCGCTATTTGCCAACATGGGCATAATCTCTTTGCTTACAGCTCTGAGTGTCGGCATATCGATGAATGTAACAGGCGATTCGTTTGTCATTCCAACTTCAAGCGACTGGCTCTATCTCATCATTTACGGTGTATTCTGCCAAGGCATCGGCTGGGCGTTCATATCAAAAGGGCTCCCGAACCTGCCAGCAGCAATCGCAGGGCTTCTCATGCTTCTGCAACCAGCGTTGGCGTTCGTATGGGATGTCGTGCTTTTCAGCCGTCCAACAGGCGCCTACGGTCTCTTTGGTGTGGCGCTTGTCCTTTTTGCCATCGGTATGGGCATATATGGGCAGCAAGCTGTAGCCAAAAACAACGAGTAA
- a CDS encoding tetratricopeptide repeat protein encodes MSMLPAVATLALEKVQGMKSSITNAQNGLFTRDYLHHAANRELRMIREGFHLSGEPRTAGSEEYRATVGVVLLDLSGLRSVETEFGHLFAEELAVQFADALAAVAPEQALVCNSGDYEYAILVPAGTSSACRKIAAEAVRTLRSIQKVHAITEHRVGVDIAAGYAAFPQDFEGAQFELKSDEQSRLLLRKARIGASVAKRLSDSLTIPHVLGFNRLLHEGGTVREVLPVSRVVVDVGMSMGAREGQRFSVWSCSYDSTYANGVPANSLINRHPLYKGELVLMEVREADSIAEIMHMGDPTWAVEPTDAIKLLPEEKGIGVAVEKNDEAEQLDSLTGLYKHRDFIGRFTKEREKTDSFALALIRLSRIPHVQGGAGEQILAEATQQCRDILGSEMIGGRYGLNSLICFYPEGKPEFVQILFNELCERLLTNLGIEAAVGVFCYPYLDYRKGDALECCLKALEYGMLLPAPRVGILDSLALNISADKLYSKNDSFGAIEEYKRALLADEDNTMAWNSLGVCYAGLGRPEEARKHFEGALARDEDDVMALYNLGHISQTIGNFSAARDYYDDCLLHDEKHFFSLIRLGQVNEMESDFATARTFFERARALEENKPLVERNFARLCMKEENPDKAREHLHQALLYNPQDAVALELMARIYLDGGEDPEIAEVLARQAAALRPDFKGAWLQLARALEACGKKQDAHQALVKAGEL; translated from the coding sequence ATGTCTATGCTTCCCGCGGTGGCAACGCTGGCGCTTGAAAAAGTTCAAGGCATGAAATCCAGCATTACAAATGCGCAGAATGGTTTGTTTACCCGTGATTACCTGCACCATGCAGCTAATCGCGAACTGCGTATGATCCGTGAAGGTTTTCATCTTTCCGGAGAACCCCGTACCGCAGGGAGTGAAGAGTATCGCGCCACTGTTGGTGTCGTGCTTCTCGATCTTTCAGGACTTCGTTCTGTCGAAACAGAATTTGGTCACCTGTTCGCTGAAGAGCTGGCTGTGCAGTTTGCAGACGCCCTTGCGGCTGTCGCACCGGAGCAGGCTCTTGTGTGTAACAGCGGTGATTATGAATACGCTATCCTTGTTCCTGCCGGAACATCAAGTGCCTGCAGAAAAATTGCTGCGGAAGCTGTTCGTACTCTCCGGTCTATCCAAAAAGTTCATGCCATCACGGAACATCGCGTAGGTGTCGATATTGCCGCAGGCTATGCTGCGTTTCCTCAGGATTTTGAGGGAGCACAGTTTGAGTTGAAAAGCGATGAGCAGAGCCGTTTGCTGCTCCGTAAAGCACGTATCGGTGCTAGCGTTGCAAAGCGCCTCAGCGATTCTCTTACTATTCCGCACGTGCTCGGTTTTAACCGTCTGCTCCATGAAGGCGGAACTGTCCGTGAAGTGCTTCCTGTCAGCCGCGTTGTGGTTGATGTGGGAATGTCTATGGGCGCACGTGAAGGGCAGCGGTTTTCCGTATGGTCATGTAGTTATGATTCCACCTACGCCAATGGCGTTCCCGCTAATTCTCTTATCAACAGGCATCCTTTGTACAAAGGGGAGCTTGTGCTTATGGAAGTGCGTGAAGCAGATTCCATAGCTGAGATTATGCATATGGGTGACCCCACATGGGCTGTGGAGCCGACTGACGCCATTAAGTTGTTGCCGGAAGAAAAGGGCATCGGCGTAGCGGTAGAAAAGAACGACGAGGCAGAGCAGTTGGATTCGCTCACCGGTCTTTACAAGCACAGAGACTTCATCGGTCGTTTCACCAAAGAACGTGAAAAAACAGATTCCTTTGCTCTTGCGCTTATCCGCCTTTCCCGTATCCCGCACGTACAGGGCGGAGCAGGGGAACAAATTTTAGCGGAAGCCACGCAGCAATGCCGTGACATTCTCGGTAGCGAAATGATCGGTGGTCGATACGGTCTCAACTCACTTATTTGCTTTTATCCAGAAGGTAAGCCGGAGTTTGTACAGATTCTTTTTAATGAACTGTGTGAACGTCTGTTAACGAACTTAGGGATCGAAGCAGCAGTGGGTGTTTTCTGTTATCCATACTTGGATTACCGTAAAGGTGATGCCTTGGAATGTTGTTTAAAAGCACTTGAATATGGCATGCTGCTTCCGGCTCCACGGGTCGGTATTCTTGATTCTCTCGCGCTTAACATCAGTGCAGACAAGCTTTATTCCAAGAATGATTCTTTTGGTGCTATCGAAGAATATAAGCGCGCGCTGCTTGCAGATGAAGATAACACAATGGCGTGGAATTCCCTCGGGGTGTGCTACGCCGGATTAGGGCGACCAGAAGAGGCTCGTAAGCACTTTGAAGGCGCACTCGCCCGTGACGAAGATGATGTGATGGCCTTGTACAACTTAGGGCACATATCGCAGACAATCGGCAATTTTTCAGCTGCCCGTGACTATTACGATGATTGTCTCCTGCATGATGAGAAACACTTTTTCTCCCTCATTCGCCTTGGGCAGGTGAATGAAATGGAGAGCGACTTTGCCACAGCGCGTACTTTCTTTGAACGTGCACGTGCTTTGGAAGAAAACAAACCTCTTGTGGAGCGCAACTTTGCGCGTCTATGCATGAAGGAAGAAAATCCGGACAAAGCTCGCGAACATCTTCATCAGGCATTGCTTTACAATCCACAGGACGCGGTAGCGCTGGAATTAATGGCGCGTATTTATCTGGATGGGGGAGAAGATCCGGAAATTGCAGAAGTGCTTGCCAGACAGGCAGCAGCACTGCGACCGGACTTTAAAGGAGCATGGCTCCAGCTTGCCCGTGCGTTAGAAGCGTGCGGTAAGAAACAGGATGCGCATCAGGCGCTTGTGAAAGCAGGGGAGTTGTAG
- a CDS encoding nitroreductase, protein MSNPVLAALQERRSIRKYTDREVTREEITAMLEAGRWAPSGKNNQPFRFIALRPNDPRIDGLADCTIYSHIVHNAALMIGVFLDKNCLYHELKDHQSAGGCIQNIMLAAHSLGLGSVWLGQMMNNAEQVLDVLSLDTDTYEFITFIAIGEPAQEGTSSRKPLEDIMLEQF, encoded by the coding sequence ATGTCCAATCCTGTTCTTGCTGCTTTACAAGAGCGCCGCAGCATACGAAAATATACTGATCGCGAAGTTACCCGCGAAGAAATCACTGCAATGCTGGAAGCCGGTCGCTGGGCACCAAGTGGAAAAAACAATCAGCCTTTCCGCTTCATTGCGCTTCGTCCAAATGATCCACGGATTGACGGATTAGCAGATTGCACGATTTACTCACATATCGTACACAATGCAGCTCTGATGATTGGCGTTTTTCTCGACAAAAATTGCCTGTACCACGAATTAAAAGATCATCAGTCCGCTGGCGGTTGTATTCAGAATATCATGCTCGCGGCACATTCTCTCGGTCTTGGCTCTGTATGGCTTGGACAGATGATGAACAATGCTGAGCAGGTTCTTGATGTTCTGTCCCTTGATACTGACACATATGAATTCATCACATTTATTGCCATCGGCGAACCTGCACAGGAGGGAACCTCCTCACGTAAGCCGCTGGAAGATATTATGCTGGAGCAATTTTAA
- a CDS encoding MBL fold metallo-hydrolase has product MQVKTFPLGPLETNCYVLFHEGKAVAVDPGGEPTTVVEFLKEEGLALTHILVTHFHFDHLYGIKALQDATGAVVISGTEDTFLLDSEVGQGGMWGFPKVPPFTFTSIAEGDHTFMDLDCKVLATPGHSPGSLSFFFPAAKAVFVGDVLFYRAIGRTDLPGGDFDVLKKSVTEKIFALPPETVVYSGHGPHSSVNDEQINNPYFSDFQR; this is encoded by the coding sequence ATGCAAGTAAAAACATTCCCTTTAGGCCCGCTTGAAACAAATTGCTACGTTCTTTTCCACGAAGGAAAAGCTGTTGCAGTTGATCCTGGTGGTGAACCGACTACTGTCGTCGAGTTTTTGAAAGAAGAAGGCCTGGCCCTTACTCATATTCTTGTTACTCATTTTCACTTTGACCACTTGTACGGAATTAAAGCACTGCAAGACGCAACAGGTGCAGTCGTCATTAGTGGCACTGAAGATACTTTCCTTCTCGATTCCGAAGTTGGTCAGGGCGGCATGTGGGGATTCCCTAAGGTTCCTCCATTCACCTTTACCTCAATTGCAGAAGGCGACCACACCTTTATGGATTTAGACTGTAAAGTACTCGCCACACCGGGTCATTCCCCTGGCAGTCTTTCCTTTTTCTTCCCTGCTGCAAAGGCAGTGTTTGTAGGCGATGTATTATTCTACCGCGCCATTGGTCGTACCGACCTGCCGGGTGGTGATTTTGATGTTCTGAAAAAGTCAGTAACAGAAAAAATCTTCGCACTCCCACCTGAAACCGTAGTATATTCAGGTCACGGACCACATTCATCCGTGAACGACGAGCAAATTAACAACCCGTATTTTTCTGACTTCCAGCGCTAA
- a CDS encoding flavodoxin family protein gives MNAQQSFANALQILGCSARKGGNTDDAARLFAQGYEAAGGQTQTRFMRDYTVRHCTACEACAVPGNKKCVQEGKDDSSELYSMLMEAPSLFISSPIYFYHLPSIFKTFIDRCQCFWFRQHNRDPFVLSLPPRKAYICLVAARPVGDQLFHGSLLTLKYFLSPFNISLVEPLLIYGKDGPDELANDPETIERIKDYATAAYNDTVPRFSTQK, from the coding sequence ATGAACGCACAACAATCTTTTGCCAATGCTCTTCAAATATTAGGGTGCAGCGCCCGTAAAGGTGGCAACACTGACGATGCAGCAAGACTGTTTGCCCAAGGGTACGAAGCTGCTGGTGGACAAACACAGACGCGTTTTATGCGCGACTATACCGTCCGGCACTGTACAGCATGTGAAGCGTGCGCAGTTCCCGGTAATAAAAAATGTGTGCAGGAAGGTAAAGACGACAGCTCAGAACTCTATTCTATGCTGATGGAAGCACCATCGCTGTTTATAAGCTCGCCGATCTATTTTTACCATCTGCCGTCCATCTTTAAAACGTTCATAGACCGTTGTCAGTGCTTCTGGTTCCGCCAACATAATCGTGACCCATTTGTACTTTCTCTTCCACCGAGAAAGGCATACATCTGCCTTGTTGCAGCACGTCCTGTCGGCGACCAGCTATTTCACGGTTCATTGCTGACACTAAAATATTTTCTGTCTCCGTTTAATATCAGCCTGGTAGAACCACTGCTTATTTACGGAAAAGACGGCCCTGATGAACTGGCAAATGATCCGGAAACCATTGAGCGGATTAAGGACTATGCAACGGCAGCGTACAACGACACTGTCCCTCGTTTTTCAACCCAAAAATAA
- a CDS encoding ComF family protein, with protein MSFRSLYEEKSALPDKTEYTKRLHHQWSLSPQLCPDCLRHLAPRSQGYCPDCGMLYAKAVGAPSRCSTCMITPPPWTHITFYGAYEGILRELLLKHKFHGRLDAGLTLARLLAAIYSPRETPPAAVVPIPLHESRLLHRGHNQSMLSAKLIAQKIEAPLLPDLLRRNRETAPQATLSKKERNQNLSGAFTATIPTSFQNAHILLVDDIATTGSTLRQAARTLLEGGAGSVEVAIMARTPEPENVIKK; from the coding sequence ATGTCATTTCGTTCATTGTACGAAGAAAAGAGCGCTCTGCCTGATAAAACAGAATACACAAAAAGGCTCCATCACCAGTGGAGCCTTTCACCCCAACTTTGCCCAGATTGTCTGCGCCACTTGGCGCCCCGTTCTCAAGGCTATTGTCCAGATTGCGGCATGCTATACGCAAAAGCGGTCGGTGCCCCGTCCCGCTGCTCTACCTGTATGATTACTCCACCGCCGTGGACACACATAACATTCTACGGTGCCTATGAAGGCATCCTGCGAGAGCTGCTTCTTAAACATAAATTCCACGGCAGACTTGATGCAGGGCTCACACTTGCCCGCTTGCTCGCAGCTATATATTCACCTCGAGAAACTCCTCCTGCCGCAGTTGTACCAATCCCGCTCCATGAGTCCCGTCTTCTCCATCGCGGTCATAACCAAAGCATGTTATCCGCAAAACTCATCGCACAAAAAATTGAAGCTCCACTTTTGCCGGATTTACTTCGCCGAAATCGTGAAACAGCTCCACAGGCAACTTTAAGTAAAAAAGAACGCAACCAGAACCTATCCGGCGCGTTCACTGCAACTATCCCCACCTCATTCCAAAATGCTCACATTCTGCTTGTGGACGACATTGCCACAACAGGCTCAACCTTACGACAGGCCGCGAGAACTCTTCTTGAAGGCGGCGCTGGCTCTGTTGAGGTTGCCATCATGGCTCGAACACCTGAGCCAGAAAATGTGATCAAAAAATAG
- a CDS encoding DUF4198 domain-containing protein, which yields MRTTILTFIAFMLVASPAFAHFGMVIPDSNVATQETRSTNLTISFSHPFEGAGMKLEKPKQFFAIANGKKIDLLPTLSTTKVMDQEAWKTAFRFKRPGVYQFILEPTPYWEPEEDCFIIHYTKTYVAAFGSEEDWDAPAGLPTEIIPLTRPYGLYAGSSFTGQVLSNGKPVANAEIEYELYNKDGFTAPTEHHVTMVTKTDSNGVFTVTCPKAGWWGFAALTTANYTLTAPSGEEKPVELGAVTWIKFDNFKK from the coding sequence ATGCGCACTACCATTCTTACCTTTATTGCCTTTATGCTTGTTGCCAGTCCGGCTTTTGCCCACTTCGGCATGGTTATTCCTGATTCGAATGTTGCCACTCAGGAAACACGTAGCACCAACTTAACGATTTCTTTCTCCCACCCGTTTGAAGGCGCAGGCATGAAGCTTGAAAAGCCGAAACAATTTTTTGCTATCGCAAACGGTAAAAAAATCGACCTGCTCCCTACTCTCTCCACAACAAAAGTTATGGATCAAGAGGCATGGAAAACTGCATTCCGCTTCAAACGTCCGGGCGTATACCAGTTTATTTTGGAACCAACACCATACTGGGAACCGGAAGAAGACTGCTTCATCATCCATTATACAAAAACATATGTTGCAGCATTCGGCTCTGAAGAAGACTGGGATGCTCCGGCAGGACTGCCTACAGAAATTATTCCGCTCACTCGTCCTTACGGGTTATACGCAGGCAGCAGTTTTACCGGTCAGGTTCTGTCAAACGGCAAGCCCGTAGCAAATGCAGAAATTGAATATGAACTCTACAACAAAGATGGCTTTACAGCACCGACCGAACATCACGTAACCATGGTTACCAAAACAGACAGCAACGGCGTATTCACTGTTACCTGTCCAAAAGCCGGATGGTGGGGATTTGCAGCACTCACCACAGCAAATTATACTCTTACTGCACCTTCAGGAGAAGAAAAGCCTGTAGAATTAGGTGCAGTTACATGGATAAAGTTCGACAATTTTAAAAAATAA